One Alphaproteobacteria bacterium genomic window carries:
- a CDS encoding 50S ribosomal protein L15 — translation MLLNTIKDNCNSRSKSKRVGRGIGSGKGKTSGSGQKGQKARTGVALKGYEGGQMPYYRRLPKRGFTNRNMIVFDVINLGALSQAVTEKRIDGSKPVTVDVLKAAGMLNRHAKTFKVLAKGDLTHPLVLQTAHYSEAAKEAILKSKGEILSPVDNNTNESISKSS, via the coding sequence ATGTTATTAAATACTATTAAAGACAACTGTAACTCTCGTTCAAAATCAAAACGAGTTGGTCGCGGCATCGGGTCTGGCAAAGGAAAAACTTCTGGATCTGGGCAAAAAGGACAAAAAGCTCGTACAGGCGTTGCTCTTAAGGGATACGAGGGAGGGCAGATGCCCTATTATCGTCGTCTCCCCAAGCGTGGCTTCACGAATCGGAACATGATTGTTTTTGACGTGATAAACCTAGGGGCTCTTTCACAAGCTGTCACGGAAAAGCGCATCGACGGATCAAAGCCTGTGACTGTCGATGTCCTTAAGGCTGCTGGTATGTTGAACCGTCATGCGAAGACATTCAAGGTTTTGGCCAAAGGCGATCTTACGCATCCACTAGTTCTTCAAACAGCTCATTATTCAGAAGCGGCAAAAGAGGCCATCTTGAAATCAAAGGGGGAGATTCTGTCTCCAGTGGATAACAATACAAACGAGTCTATTTCCAAGTCGTCTTAG